The following are encoded in a window of Paenibacillaceae bacterium GAS479 genomic DNA:
- a CDS encoding rhamnulokinase, translating into MTTRLAFDLGAGSGRAVLGRLGSRRIELQEVHRFPNQPVQAGPRLHWDILRLLHELKQGLLQAKRHAGQEPASLAIDSWAVDFGLLGADGELLGNPVHYRDRRTDGVMEKLRERHGDEWLFSRSGLQFLPFNTIYQLAAMSEQGSPQLKQAQTLLMIPDLLRYFLTGEKKQEFTNATTTGLLNPQTRSWDNELLKAAGVPVRLFAPLAQPGAAAGELTEALRAELGLGPIEVICAAEHDTASAVAAVPALEENFAYLSCGTWSLMGTEVPEPVLSAEALRYNFTNEGGVEGSWRLLKNIMGLWILEETRREWEREGHCPGYTELLQEVQALPAGGPLIDPDDSRFLHAGAMTPRIRDWCRETGQPEPRGYGGYARCILESLALQYRYIFEQTEQASGRRFSGLHMVGGGIQNRLLCQWTADSLGLPVWAGPAEGSAIGNLAVQWIAAGELSGVREARRVIRDSFDVEQYEPSGGTGTSAMAAEVYGRFLALKEKMAAR; encoded by the coding sequence ATGACGACGCGCCTTGCCTTCGACCTTGGAGCAGGCAGCGGCCGCGCCGTGCTGGGGAGGCTGGGCAGCCGCCGTATCGAGCTGCAGGAAGTGCATCGCTTCCCGAACCAGCCGGTACAGGCTGGTCCGCGATTGCACTGGGACATTTTGCGGCTGCTGCATGAGCTGAAGCAGGGACTGCTGCAAGCTAAAAGGCATGCTGGCCAGGAGCCCGCCAGTCTGGCAATCGATTCTTGGGCGGTAGACTTCGGTTTGCTCGGTGCAGACGGGGAGCTGCTGGGAAACCCGGTTCATTATCGGGATCGACGCACTGATGGCGTCATGGAGAAGTTGCGAGAGCGTCATGGCGACGAGTGGCTGTTCAGTCGGAGCGGCCTGCAGTTTCTTCCGTTCAATACGATCTACCAGTTGGCGGCAATGTCGGAGCAGGGTTCGCCGCAATTGAAGCAGGCGCAGACGCTGCTCATGATCCCTGATCTGTTGCGTTATTTCCTCACCGGCGAGAAAAAGCAGGAGTTCACCAACGCCACAACTACTGGCCTGTTGAACCCGCAAACCCGCAGCTGGGACAATGAGCTGCTCAAGGCGGCGGGTGTTCCGGTGCGGCTGTTCGCACCGCTCGCTCAGCCCGGTGCAGCCGCAGGCGAGTTGACCGAGGCGCTGCGCGCGGAGCTCGGGCTAGGCCCGATCGAGGTTATTTGCGCCGCGGAGCATGACACGGCTTCAGCCGTCGCCGCTGTGCCAGCGCTGGAGGAAAACTTTGCTTACCTGAGCTGCGGCACCTGGTCGCTCATGGGCACGGAAGTGCCGGAGCCAGTGCTTAGCGCGGAGGCGTTGCGGTATAATTTTACGAACGAGGGCGGCGTAGAGGGCAGCTGGCGTTTGCTGAAAAACATCATGGGGCTGTGGATTCTGGAGGAAACGCGCCGCGAGTGGGAGCGGGAAGGGCATTGCCCGGGTTATACCGAGCTTTTACAGGAAGTGCAAGCGCTTCCTGCTGGTGGACCGCTCATTGATCCTGACGACAGCCGCTTCCTGCATGCTGGTGCGATGACGCCGCGAATTCGGGATTGGTGCCGGGAGACTGGCCAGCCGGAGCCTCGGGGTTATGGCGGGTACGCTCGTTGTATTCTGGAAAGTTTGGCTTTACAATACCGTTATATCTTCGAGCAAACGGAGCAGGCCAGCGGGCGGAGGTTCTCCGGGCTGCATATGGTCGGCGGCGGTATCCAGAACAGACTGCTTTGCCAGTGGACGGCGGACAGCTTGGGGCTGCCGGTATGGGCTGGACCGGCCGAGGGCAGCGCCATCGGCAATCTGGCCGTACAGTGGATCGCTGCTGGCGAGCTGTCTGGTGTACGGGAAGCTCGCCGCGTCATCCGCGATTCATTTGACGTCGAGCAGTATGAGCCATCTGGCGGTACGGGAACGAGTGCTATGGCAGCGGAGGTTTATGGTCGCTTCCTGGCTCTTAAGGAGAAGATGGCGGCTAGATAG
- a CDS encoding L-rhamnose isomerase: MNPTIRQSYELAREQYAKHGIDTDAILEELSRIKLSIHCWQGDDVRGFLFQDQELSGGISVTGSYPGAARTPDELRGDLEKAFSLIPGKHKVNLHAIYADTAEKVDLDALEPRHFQAWVDWAAEQGLGLDFNPTCFSHPKAADGFTLSHPDAAIRQFWIDHCKASRRIGAFFGETLGQPCVTNVWIPDGYKDIPADRLAPRVRLKEALDEVFSEPLDPAHNLDAVESKLFGIGSEAYVVGSHEFYMGYGLQNNKLICLDSGHFHPTETISNKLSSLSLFASGILLHVSRPMRWDSDHVVILDDELLEIGRELVRGDLLERTHIGLDFFDGSINRVAAWVIGTRSTLKALMRAMLEPVEELRRAELAGDYTTRLALAEEFKSYPFGAIWDYYCELSGVPAREAWLAEVKEYEQQVQLPRGEEARV, encoded by the coding sequence TTGAACCCAACCATTAGACAAAGCTATGAGCTGGCACGGGAGCAGTACGCTAAACACGGCATCGATACCGACGCAATTCTGGAGGAACTCTCCCGCATCAAGTTGTCCATCCACTGCTGGCAAGGCGATGATGTTCGCGGTTTCTTGTTCCAAGACCAAGAGCTGTCCGGCGGAATCTCCGTAACTGGCTCTTATCCAGGGGCTGCTCGCACTCCGGATGAGCTGCGGGGCGACCTGGAAAAAGCGTTCTCGCTCATTCCCGGCAAGCACAAAGTCAACTTGCATGCGATCTACGCCGATACTGCCGAAAAGGTAGATCTGGACGCGCTGGAGCCGCGCCATTTCCAGGCTTGGGTCGATTGGGCGGCAGAGCAGGGGCTTGGCCTCGACTTCAATCCGACCTGCTTCTCGCATCCAAAGGCTGCCGACGGCTTCACGCTTAGCCATCCCGATGCGGCAATCCGGCAGTTCTGGATCGATCATTGCAAGGCTTCCCGCCGTATTGGCGCGTTTTTTGGAGAGACGCTTGGTCAGCCATGTGTCACGAATGTATGGATTCCTGACGGCTACAAAGACATTCCTGCGGACCGTCTAGCACCGCGCGTACGCCTGAAGGAAGCGCTGGATGAGGTATTCTCTGAGCCGCTTGATCCGGCTCACAACCTGGACGCAGTGGAAAGCAAGCTGTTCGGCATCGGCTCCGAAGCTTATGTTGTTGGCTCGCATGAGTTCTACATGGGCTACGGGTTGCAAAACAATAAGCTGATCTGCCTCGACTCCGGCCATTTCCATCCAACGGAGACGATCTCGAATAAGCTGAGCTCGCTTTCGCTGTTCGCTTCCGGCATTTTGCTGCATGTGAGCCGCCCGATGCGCTGGGACAGCGACCATGTTGTCATTCTTGACGATGAACTGCTGGAAATCGGACGCGAGCTTGTGCGCGGAGATTTACTGGAGCGCACACATATCGGTCTCGACTTCTTTGACGGCAGCATCAACCGCGTTGCTGCTTGGGTCATCGGCACGCGCAGCACACTGAAGGCGCTGATGCGTGCAATGCTTGAGCCGGTAGAAGAGCTTCGCCGGGCAGAGCTGGCGGGCGATTACACGACTCGCCTGGCACTAGCGGAGGAGTTTAAGTCGTATCCGTTCGGCGCGATTTGGGACTACTACTGCGAACTCAGCGGCGTACCAGCTCGCGAAGCATGGCTGGCCGAGGTTAAAGAGTATGAGCAGCAGGTTCAGCTTCCACGCGGCGAGGAAGCGCGCGTATGA
- a CDS encoding rhamnulose-1-phosphate aldolase/alcohol dehydrogenase, producing the protein MVQSLWRQEEADKAASVTESSSLEGLAGLVYRSNLIGADRSVCNWGGGNTSTKTVVTDFRGREVEVMYVKGSGSDLATMKGGNFTGLRLDDVRPLFERGEMSDEDMVAYLANCMIDSRHPRASIETLLHAFLPFKHVDHTHPDAIISLCCADNGRELARDIFGDRFVWVPYIRPGFTLSKMIAEGVRSNPQAELVLMEKHGLVTWGETQEECYAQTIRIISEAESYIEARVNEAKLFGGLKHAPLPKEERRSIAAAVMPLIRGAVSDEKRMVLTFDDGDDILAFAGGADAPQLSQVGAACPDHLVHTKVVPLLVNWTPDASDIEGLKALLKEGIETYKENYKAYFERNRNEGDKCFEAAPRVILIPGVGMVNTGKSEANSRVSGALYHRAVAVMRGATALGQFVSLSENESYNVEYWPLELYKLSLAPAEAEFSRQIAFITGGAGGIGSETARRLAVGGAHLVLADLNLEGAKKVADDINARFGEGRAIAVRMDVTSEEQVAAAYAEAALSYGGVDIIVNNAGLATSSPFNETTLKEWNLNISVLGTGYFLVAREAFRQMQEQGRGGSMVFIGSKNSVYAGKNASAYSAAKALEAHLARCIAAEGGEYGIRVNTILPDAILQGSAIWNSSWREERAAAYGIAPDQLEEYYRQRTTLRVNIYPRDIAEGIAFFASSRSEKTTGCMLTIDGGVPAAFTR; encoded by the coding sequence ATGGTGCAAAGCTTATGGAGGCAAGAAGAAGCGGATAAGGCGGCATCCGTAACAGAGAGTTCGTCGCTGGAAGGACTCGCAGGACTCGTTTACCGTTCCAATCTCATTGGGGCTGACCGGTCGGTGTGCAACTGGGGCGGCGGTAACACTTCGACGAAGACGGTTGTGACGGACTTCCGCGGCCGCGAAGTCGAGGTCATGTATGTAAAAGGCAGTGGCTCTGATCTGGCGACGATGAAGGGGGGTAATTTTACCGGCTTGCGTCTTGACGATGTACGTCCGCTCTTCGAGCGGGGGGAGATGAGCGACGAGGATATGGTTGCATACCTCGCTAACTGCATGATCGACTCGCGCCATCCGCGCGCTTCCATCGAGACGTTGCTCCATGCATTTCTGCCATTCAAGCATGTGGACCACACCCATCCCGACGCGATCATATCGCTCTGCTGTGCCGATAATGGCCGCGAGCTGGCTCGGGACATTTTCGGGGACCGCTTCGTTTGGGTGCCTTACATCCGTCCGGGTTTCACCTTGTCCAAAATGATCGCCGAAGGCGTGCGCTCCAACCCGCAGGCCGAGCTCGTTTTGATGGAAAAGCATGGCCTCGTTACCTGGGGTGAGACGCAGGAAGAGTGCTACGCGCAAACGATCCGCATCATCAGCGAGGCGGAGTCGTACATCGAAGCTCGCGTGAACGAAGCGAAGCTGTTCGGCGGATTGAAGCATGCTCCGCTGCCGAAGGAGGAGCGCCGCAGCATCGCAGCTGCCGTTATGCCGCTGATTCGCGGTGCGGTAAGCGACGAGAAGCGCATGGTGCTTACTTTTGACGATGGAGACGACATTCTCGCCTTCGCTGGCGGAGCGGACGCACCGCAGCTGTCGCAGGTCGGTGCTGCTTGCCCGGATCATCTTGTGCATACGAAGGTCGTGCCGTTGCTCGTCAACTGGACGCCGGACGCTTCCGACATCGAAGGACTCAAGGCGCTGCTCAAAGAGGGAATCGAGACGTACAAAGAGAACTACAAGGCGTACTTCGAGCGCAACCGCAATGAGGGCGATAAATGCTTCGAGGCGGCTCCGCGCGTCATCCTAATCCCTGGCGTGGGCATGGTGAACACCGGCAAGAGCGAGGCCAACTCCCGTGTGAGCGGCGCGCTTTACCATCGGGCTGTTGCGGTCATGCGCGGCGCGACGGCGCTCGGCCAGTTCGTCTCCCTGAGCGAAAATGAATCCTACAACGTTGAATACTGGCCGCTTGAGCTGTATAAGCTGTCGCTCGCTCCGGCCGAGGCTGAATTCTCGCGTCAAATCGCCTTCATCACCGGCGGCGCTGGCGGCATCGGCAGCGAAACAGCACGTCGTCTCGCTGTCGGCGGCGCACATCTGGTGCTCGCCGATCTCAATCTTGAGGGCGCAAAAAAGGTTGCCGACGACATCAACGCCCGCTTCGGCGAGGGCCGCGCAATTGCGGTACGTATGGACGTCACTAGCGAGGAGCAAGTTGCGGCAGCTTATGCCGAAGCTGCTCTGTCCTATGGCGGTGTGGACATCATCGTCAACAATGCCGGTCTTGCTACGTCCAGCCCGTTTAATGAAACGACGCTGAAAGAATGGAACCTCAATATCAGTGTACTCGGCACGGGATATTTCCTTGTCGCTCGGGAAGCTTTTCGCCAGATGCAGGAGCAGGGACGCGGCGGCAGCATGGTATTCATCGGCTCCAAAAACTCGGTGTATGCAGGCAAAAATGCCTCCGCATACAGCGCAGCCAAGGCGCTTGAAGCACATCTGGCGCGCTGCATCGCTGCCGAGGGAGGCGAGTACGGCATCCGTGTGAATACGATTCTTCCGGATGCGATTTTGCAAGGCTCGGCTATCTGGAACTCTTCCTGGCGCGAGGAGCGCGCCGCAGCCTACGGCATCGCACCGGATCAGCTTGAAGAGTATTACCGCCAGCGCACAACGCTGCGTGTCAACATTTATCCGCGTGATATCGCGGAGGGCATTGCTTTCTTCGCCTCGTCCCGCTCGGAAAAAACCACCGGTTGCATGCTGACGATCGACGGCGGCGTACCGGCGGCCTTCACTCGATAA
- a CDS encoding CRP/FNR family transcriptional regulator, anaerobic regulatory protein, protein MNPGSGIMTPETAPGNSFVFSADSFGKLTALMRKHIVPAGVNIFSEGEPSNYWYYLERGHVKGTKTSAEGKEFTMYGYKQGDFFGNLGFDEEPLQSFSAVTQTESIISFLPRGELEFALWRFGSLALECMDWLSQMNRLTQTKLRDLMLYGKPGALCSTLIRLANTYGVTCEDGILIEQKMTNMELADAIGAARESVNRMLADFRRAGAVSIRQGHIVIHDKQYLMQLCHCENCPKEVCRM, encoded by the coding sequence ATGAACCCAGGAAGCGGCATCATGACGCCGGAGACGGCGCCTGGCAACTCGTTCGTATTCTCAGCCGACAGCTTCGGCAAGCTGACTGCACTCATGCGCAAACATATAGTTCCGGCTGGCGTTAACATTTTCTCGGAGGGTGAACCGTCAAATTACTGGTACTATCTTGAACGAGGCCATGTGAAAGGAACAAAAACGAGCGCGGAGGGCAAGGAGTTCACGATGTACGGCTACAAACAGGGGGATTTTTTCGGCAACCTTGGGTTTGATGAAGAGCCGCTACAGAGCTTCAGCGCTGTCACACAAACCGAATCTATCATCAGCTTCCTACCACGAGGTGAGCTAGAATTTGCGCTTTGGCGCTTCGGCAGTCTAGCTCTGGAATGCATGGACTGGCTGAGTCAAATGAACCGCCTCACACAAACGAAGCTTCGCGATCTCATGTTGTACGGCAAGCCTGGCGCGCTCTGCTCCACACTCATCCGCCTGGCCAATACGTATGGCGTCACTTGTGAGGACGGAATACTCATTGAGCAGAAAATGACCAATATGGAGCTTGCCGACGCGATCGGCGCTGCCCGTGAAAGCGTCAATCGCATGCTGGCCGATTTCCGGCGTGCCGGTGCCGTGTCAATCCGCCAGGGACATATTGTCATCCATGACAAGCAATATTTAATGCAGCTTTGCCATTGCGAGAATTGTCCGAAGGAAGTTTGCCGGATGTGA
- a CDS encoding methylenetetrahydrofolate dehydrogenase (NADP+) / methenyltetrahydrofolate cyclohydrolase, producing MISEALILDGAQVAADMKEKLAGKVSRLAEQGVTPCLATILVGGDPASATYVKMKGNACKRLGIQSIRIDLPEHTSTEELLAAIRELNLDPKVHGILLQHPVPHSIDERAAFDAIAIEKDVDGVTTLGFARTAFGFADFPACTPAAIVAILDYYNIPIEGKHAVVIGRSPILGKPVSQMLLNRNATVTTCHSKTTNLADLVRLGDIVVAAVGKPKFVQGDWIKPGAVVLDAGYNEGNVGDVDYEACLENASAITPVPAGVGPVTIATLLKHTVEAAEKAALT from the coding sequence ATGATCTCGGAAGCATTGATTTTGGATGGAGCGCAGGTTGCTGCGGATATGAAGGAGAAGCTGGCGGGTAAGGTGAGCCGTCTTGCGGAACAAGGAGTGACACCTTGTCTGGCTACGATTTTGGTTGGAGGAGATCCGGCATCCGCGACTTATGTGAAGATGAAAGGCAATGCATGCAAGCGGCTCGGCATTCAATCGATTCGCATCGACTTGCCAGAGCATACGTCGACGGAAGAGCTGCTCGCGGCGATTCGGGAGCTGAATTTGGACCCTAAAGTACATGGAATTCTACTTCAGCATCCCGTTCCCCATTCTATCGATGAGCGGGCGGCTTTTGACGCAATTGCTATCGAAAAGGATGTCGATGGCGTAACGACGCTTGGTTTCGCGCGGACAGCATTTGGCTTTGCCGATTTCCCTGCTTGTACACCAGCAGCAATCGTCGCCATTCTTGACTACTACAATATCCCGATTGAAGGCAAACATGCGGTTGTTATCGGTAGAAGCCCGATTCTCGGCAAGCCGGTCTCTCAAATGCTATTGAATCGGAACGCTACGGTTACAACCTGTCATTCTAAAACTACGAATCTCGCCGATCTGGTGCGGTTAGGCGATATCGTTGTAGCTGCTGTCGGTAAACCGAAGTTCGTGCAGGGAGACTGGATAAAGCCTGGGGCGGTTGTCCTTGATGCCGGGTACAATGAAGGCAACGTCGGGGATGTGGACTACGAGGCTTGTTTAGAAAATGCCTCCGCTATCACACCTGTTCCGGCTGGTGTCGGGCCTGTCACGATCGCCACGCTGCTCAAGCATACGGTGGAGGCGGCGGAAAAAGCAGCTTTAACATAG
- a CDS encoding SEC-C motif-containing protein encodes MKPIGRNETCYCGSGKKYKKCCLQKDELQKKNSMASHGNVIQFPGSTRPPESQYSLDQMMETINDMLIWKSEAYKEVAEIFVSRLHRNYSLHHGEARQMVFNLTTNWHQFSSEIEPKFRKSGGFAGALEYMAAINLSADATQKELATQHAVSEGTLSRCFAQLFDYMGDNGLLPGDSPITNSSGSRQAGFSLKEGEEQMRAITELLNAQNFQSSAEAQAFLDKLMRDGVPESIHNEASKAQQARELLITADREPNSRKRIELAEQAMKLDPGNADIYLIYSQEANTVREALHYAKLGMEAAKTSLGADFFKKNTGHFWGLIETRPFMRAKFAYAQLLQEDDNDKDAASQYEELLTLCPNDNLGARYELLAIYLNQNELKLAQQLFDEHEEHTTNVLYDQLVLEYLKNGISDRLAPLASAARKANPYVIAYVTGQKKLSRLQNDYITVGDESEAENYAYRHRKLWIKPELAKLRSWLNQQQ; translated from the coding sequence ATGAAACCGATTGGAAGAAACGAAACATGTTATTGCGGAAGCGGAAAAAAATATAAAAAATGCTGTTTACAGAAGGATGAGCTTCAGAAAAAGAACAGCATGGCAAGCCACGGGAATGTAATCCAGTTCCCTGGTAGCACGAGGCCTCCAGAGAGTCAATACAGCCTGGATCAGATGATGGAAACCATCAATGACATGCTGATCTGGAAATCCGAAGCGTACAAGGAAGTGGCGGAGATATTCGTCTCCAGACTCCATCGCAACTATTCCCTTCACCACGGAGAGGCTCGACAAATGGTATTCAACTTGACTACCAACTGGCATCAGTTCTCAAGTGAAATCGAACCGAAATTCCGCAAGTCTGGAGGGTTTGCCGGAGCTTTGGAATATATGGCGGCTATTAATTTATCCGCTGATGCAACGCAGAAGGAGCTCGCGACCCAACACGCGGTATCCGAGGGAACTTTGAGCCGCTGCTTCGCTCAGCTGTTTGATTACATGGGAGATAACGGGTTACTGCCAGGCGATTCTCCGATTACTAATTCTAGTGGATCGAGACAAGCGGGGTTCTCACTCAAAGAGGGTGAAGAGCAAATGCGCGCCATTACCGAGCTACTAAACGCGCAGAATTTCCAATCCAGCGCAGAAGCGCAAGCCTTCCTGGACAAGCTGATGCGGGATGGGGTACCTGAATCGATCCATAACGAAGCGAGCAAAGCTCAGCAAGCCCGGGAGCTGCTCATAACAGCAGATCGCGAGCCAAACTCCAGAAAGCGGATTGAATTGGCGGAACAAGCCATGAAACTCGATCCTGGCAATGCTGACATATATTTGATTTATTCTCAGGAAGCAAACACAGTGAGGGAAGCACTGCATTATGCCAAACTCGGCATGGAAGCGGCGAAGACCAGCTTGGGAGCGGACTTCTTCAAGAAAAACACGGGGCATTTCTGGGGCTTGATCGAGACTCGGCCGTTTATGCGCGCCAAGTTCGCTTATGCGCAGCTGCTCCAAGAGGATGATAACGACAAGGATGCGGCCTCTCAATACGAAGAGCTGTTGACGTTATGTCCGAATGACAATCTTGGCGCGAGATACGAGCTCCTGGCGATTTATTTGAACCAAAATGAGCTGAAGCTCGCTCAGCAGCTGTTTGACGAGCATGAAGAGCATACAACAAACGTTCTTTATGATCAGCTTGTGCTGGAATATCTCAAAAATGGGATCAGCGACAGGCTGGCTCCTCTCGCCAGCGCTGCCCGCAAGGCCAATCCGTATGTGATCGCTTATGTTACCGGCCAAAAGAAACTGTCCCGGCTGCAGAACGACTACATCACTGTCGGAGATGAAAGTGAAGCAGAGAATTATGCCTATAGGCATAGAAAGTTGTGGATTAAACCGGAGCTGGCCAAGCTTAGATCCTGGTTGAATCAACAACAATAA
- a CDS encoding D-alanyl-D-alanine dipeptidase: MKFIHIKVVALSAALTLLSTGCGLANSGTESLDPKSLSWPQAKSKGAEAVAAASEPGATQQKPPAPSSATQQKSPSQQPLPSAKPAATLSPIASPEPSAKSTEKQAVERKRKLPAGFVYLDEVIPTAQYEIRYYGEFNFIGKRLNGYKAPLAVMTEQAAGALKGVHKSLAAKGYGLKIFDAYRPVKTVKQFVAWSKDADDTKMKQQFYPEVDKSKTFKLGYISSRSGHSRGSTVDLTLYHLDTGKEVDMGSPFDFFGDISSHGTKKIGKEQTLARSVLKRAMEQGGFKPYSKEWWHYTLNKEPYPKRYFDFNIE; the protein is encoded by the coding sequence ATGAAATTTATCCATATTAAAGTAGTCGCGCTCTCGGCAGCGCTGACGTTGCTTTCAACAGGCTGCGGGTTGGCGAACAGCGGGACAGAGTCCCTCGATCCGAAGTCTCTTTCGTGGCCTCAAGCTAAGAGCAAGGGGGCGGAAGCTGTTGCTGCTGCTTCAGAGCCTGGCGCCACTCAGCAAAAACCGCCGGCTCCTAGCTCCGCCACTCAGCAAAAATCTCCATCGCAACAGCCGTTGCCATCGGCCAAGCCGGCGGCTACGCTTAGCCCGATAGCATCACCGGAGCCTTCAGCCAAGTCCACTGAAAAACAAGCCGTGGAACGCAAGCGCAAGCTGCCTGCGGGATTTGTGTACCTCGATGAGGTCATCCCGACGGCTCAATATGAAATCCGTTATTATGGCGAGTTTAACTTCATTGGCAAAAGGCTGAACGGCTACAAGGCGCCGCTGGCCGTCATGACGGAGCAGGCTGCCGGAGCTTTGAAGGGAGTTCATAAATCGCTTGCGGCGAAGGGGTACGGGTTGAAGATTTTTGATGCTTACCGTCCCGTAAAAACCGTGAAGCAGTTTGTCGCCTGGTCCAAGGACGCAGACGATACAAAGATGAAGCAGCAATTCTATCCCGAAGTGGACAAGTCCAAAACGTTCAAGCTCGGCTACATCTCCTCACGCTCCGGTCATTCGCGCGGCAGTACAGTTGACCTGACGCTGTACCATCTGGATACCGGAAAAGAAGTTGATATGGGATCTCCTTTTGATTTCTTTGGAGACATTTCCAGCCACGGTACGAAAAAGATAGGCAAAGAGCAGACTCTGGCGCGCTCGGTGCTAAAGCGGGCCATGGAGCAGGGCGGCTTCAAGCCCTACAGCAAGGAATGGTGGCATTACACGCTAAACAAGGAGCCTTATCCGAAGCGTTATTTTGATTTTAACATTGAGTAA
- a CDS encoding pyruvate formate lyase activating enzyme — protein MHTGRIHSLETFGTVDGPGIRFVLFMQGCALQCRYCHNPDSWDMTGGKSCTVEEILTEIEPYVDYYRSSGGGITVTGGEPTLQAPFVAELFRECKERWGLHTALDSSGFCDPHHAEALLSVTDLVLLDLKYMDSEGHRQLTTQPNERILNFARHLSQRGIPMWIRRVLVPGLTDNAADLLALGRFISGIRKVERVEVLPYHRMGVFKWQQLNRDYTLEGWREPSTTEVERAVKWIEQGRSSGAVLHSRQARERAT, from the coding sequence ATGCATACGGGGAGAATCCACTCTCTCGAAACGTTCGGAACGGTTGATGGTCCGGGAATCCGTTTTGTCTTGTTCATGCAAGGCTGCGCGTTGCAATGCCGTTACTGCCACAACCCCGATTCATGGGATATGACAGGCGGCAAGTCGTGTACGGTTGAGGAAATTTTGACCGAAATTGAGCCTTATGTCGACTATTACAGGAGCTCCGGAGGCGGCATTACGGTCACCGGAGGTGAACCGACGCTGCAGGCGCCGTTCGTCGCAGAGTTGTTCCGCGAGTGCAAGGAGCGCTGGGGGCTGCATACCGCCCTCGACTCCTCCGGCTTCTGTGACCCGCATCATGCCGAGGCGCTGCTTTCCGTGACGGATTTGGTGCTTTTGGATCTCAAATATATGGATTCCGAAGGTCACCGCCAACTGACAACGCAGCCCAATGAGCGAATTCTCAACTTTGCCAGGCATCTGTCGCAACGAGGCATCCCTATGTGGATCCGGCGTGTGCTCGTGCCGGGATTAACGGACAACGCCGCTGACCTGCTGGCGCTGGGACGTTTCATTTCCGGCATAAGGAAGGTGGAGAGGGTAGAGGTGTTGCCTTACCATCGGATGGGTGTTTTCAAATGGCAGCAGTTAAACCGCGACTACACGCTGGAAGGTTGGCGCGAGCCAAGCACGACTGAGGTCGAGCGAGCAGTGAAGTGGATCGAGCAGGGCCGGAGCTCGGGCGCCGTGCTCCATAGCCGTCAAGCTAGGGAGCGAGCAACATAA